The following are encoded together in the Pseudidiomarina andamanensis genome:
- a CDS encoding LysR family transcriptional regulator: protein MARSTIEQWRMFKAVADFGGFQQAADHVHKSQSTVHHAVNKLEEQLGVQLIEVQGRKTFVTHAGQQLLRRINYLLAETERLENVAQNLKQGVESKLAIAVDEAFPKDVLYQALAEVSNEYPIVHLEVIETILTGANELLNKGTAEIALSPFTLANELSEDLCQLEFMAVCGAEHPLSQKKNVSPEDLKHYRQIVLRDSGIEKKTDIGWLGSEQRWTVSHLATSIELIQKNLGFAWLPRRAIANALQYGLLVPIQLTRGGTRTTNFYLNFRDAETLGPVARSFIGHVRYLTN from the coding sequence ATGGCGCGTTCAACCATCGAACAATGGCGAATGTTTAAAGCAGTGGCAGATTTTGGTGGCTTTCAACAGGCCGCCGACCACGTACACAAAAGCCAATCGACGGTGCACCATGCGGTGAATAAATTGGAGGAGCAGTTGGGCGTGCAACTCATTGAGGTGCAGGGGCGCAAAACCTTTGTTACTCATGCCGGCCAGCAGCTCCTTCGGCGTATTAATTACTTACTCGCTGAAACTGAACGACTTGAAAACGTTGCCCAAAATCTTAAGCAAGGTGTTGAGTCAAAGCTAGCGATAGCTGTCGATGAAGCCTTTCCGAAAGACGTTTTGTACCAAGCACTCGCGGAAGTCTCGAATGAATATCCAATTGTGCATTTAGAAGTGATTGAAACCATTTTAACTGGCGCCAATGAGCTCCTAAATAAAGGGACGGCTGAAATTGCCTTATCGCCATTTACCTTGGCCAACGAGCTTAGCGAAGATTTATGTCAGTTGGAGTTTATGGCGGTTTGCGGTGCAGAACATCCCCTTTCGCAGAAGAAAAATGTCTCGCCTGAAGATCTGAAACATTATCGGCAAATTGTGTTGCGTGACTCAGGCATTGAGAAGAAAACGGATATTGGCTGGCTTGGCTCGGAACAGCGCTGGACGGTGAGCCATTTAGCAACTTCTATTGAGTTGATACAGAAAAACCTAGGCTTTGCGTGGCTGCCGCGTCGTGCCATTGCGAATGCCTTGCAATATGGCTTATTAGTGCCTATTCAACTTACCCGTGGCGGCACTCGCACCACGAATTTTTACTTGAATTTCCGTGACGCCGAAACGCTTGGTCCTGTGGCGCGAAGCTTCATTGGCCATGTTCGTTATCTGACAAACTAA
- a CDS encoding alpha/beta fold hydrolase produces MRKFLVTLIVLVFAAWLISLHPRVGLAVYDAVGAIEAKLYGFEKSFVRIDDMEMAVYERNNVNAQETVILLHGYTASKELWLRFANQLNERYHVIIPDLAGHGESGYFSGWSYRASAQADRIAQLMETLDVKRATIIGNSMGGLIAANFAIMYPLKTNKIVVFNPAGVTPPEPSETEQMFARGESPFEIDSTAEFTDFYELTMAQPPFVPDFVLRGMALRYSERKSNYAHIAQDFRFHDQLDNRLGLIRVPTLIIWGDQDRILSPSAAPVWQRGIRQSELYIFKGIGHMPMVEVPQKAAQRVIEFLEN; encoded by the coding sequence ATGAGAAAGTTTCTGGTTACCCTCATTGTTTTGGTTTTTGCCGCTTGGCTGATCTCGTTGCATCCGCGCGTTGGCCTAGCGGTTTACGATGCTGTTGGTGCCATAGAGGCAAAGCTTTATGGCTTTGAGAAATCGTTTGTGCGCATTGATGACATGGAAATGGCGGTGTACGAGCGCAATAACGTGAATGCACAAGAAACGGTGATATTACTGCATGGGTATACCGCATCGAAAGAGCTGTGGTTACGTTTCGCAAACCAACTAAATGAGCGTTATCACGTGATTATTCCTGACTTAGCCGGTCATGGTGAATCCGGATACTTCAGCGGTTGGTCGTATCGGGCTTCTGCGCAAGCTGATCGCATTGCGCAACTAATGGAAACTTTAGATGTGAAACGAGCGACTATCATTGGTAATTCCATGGGCGGTCTGATTGCCGCCAATTTCGCCATCATGTACCCGCTAAAAACCAATAAAATAGTGGTATTTAACCCGGCTGGGGTGACGCCGCCTGAACCGAGTGAAACGGAACAGATGTTTGCACGTGGAGAGTCGCCATTTGAAATTGACTCTACTGCTGAGTTTACTGACTTTTATGAGCTAACCATGGCACAACCACCATTTGTACCCGACTTTGTGCTGCGCGGCATGGCACTAAGATATAGCGAACGAAAATCAAACTACGCGCATATTGCTCAAGATTTTCGCTTTCACGATCAACTAGATAATCGTTTGGGGTTAATCCGAGTACCGACGCTGATTATTTGGGGCGATCAAGATCGCATTCTCAGCCCTTCCGCCGCGCCGGTTTGGCAACGCGGCATTCGGCAAAGCGAACTGTACATATTCAAAGGGATTGGTCACATGCCCATGGTGGAGGTGCCGCAGAAAGCGGCACAGCGTGTCATCGAATTTCTCGAAAACTAG
- a CDS encoding TonB-dependent siderophore receptor has product MDVIKLSAVTSALILAGMPSAFASSLEPQTTEAIERLEIRGEQQSGYLASDQQSASKLDISVKETPQTVTVITQEKIRDFALNDINKILETSATINVEQVETDRIYYTSRGFEVNNFQIDGLGLPLINSNTHGRIDSAVYERVEVVHGANGIMTGVGSPSATVNLVRKRPTSESQNSISATLSSWSGKRIEGDFSGALTDSLRGRLVVVNDNSESYLDRYENSSQVVYGVIDYAPTSNTLITLGHSEHRSDTDGNMWGAVTLHYGDGTPTDFDRSVNIAADWSNWTVKESRSFIDIESALNQAWTLRVAYNRVRTDEDSFLFYTYLPDPSVGLDPETGLGLVGYASEYDLDDQQDTLDAYVSGNFELGGLDHQVVFGANYARLDYIDTSLYDFHTGNGFPAMPALEDWDGNTPFPEFTDGLAGSEIDNTQKALYAQARFSLGIDTKLLLGGRYNEFKTDGIGYGVDQSRDDAEFIPYFGLTHNLNEATTVYASYTETFQAQNLRDRDFNRLPPLTGETAEIGIKAELFNGGALFSAAYFDVTQKNLAVGDGTVTNPNTNAPETVYRAADGVTSSGFEVELSGEIATGLQGSIAATAFELDGDATVEDYTPENLFRAALTYRPMFAENWKFGVSYQWQDTISRVQGVVGDSYDNAGETIVTTQDAYGRLNLMASYQFNQSVTLSLNANNVTDEKYINSLLWATQGYYGAPRNYSATLSYSF; this is encoded by the coding sequence ATGGACGTGATCAAGTTGTCTGCAGTAACTTCAGCTCTCATTTTGGCGGGAATGCCGTCAGCCTTCGCAAGCTCGCTTGAGCCGCAAACCACAGAAGCGATCGAACGGTTAGAGATTCGCGGTGAGCAACAAAGTGGTTACCTCGCTAGCGATCAGCAATCGGCTTCGAAGTTAGATATTAGCGTGAAAGAAACACCGCAAACGGTCACTGTGATCACTCAAGAGAAAATTCGTGATTTTGCCCTCAACGACATCAATAAAATTCTCGAAACTTCTGCCACGATTAATGTTGAACAAGTTGAAACCGACCGAATTTACTACACGTCGCGTGGCTTTGAAGTCAATAACTTTCAGATTGATGGATTAGGTCTCCCGTTAATTAATAGCAATACCCATGGACGTATAGACTCAGCTGTGTATGAGCGGGTAGAGGTTGTGCATGGCGCAAATGGCATCATGACCGGTGTTGGTAGCCCTTCGGCAACCGTTAACTTGGTGCGCAAGCGACCTACCTCTGAATCTCAAAATAGCATTTCAGCAACGCTAAGTTCATGGTCAGGTAAACGCATTGAAGGTGATTTTTCTGGTGCGTTAACGGATTCGTTACGAGGCCGGTTGGTTGTTGTGAATGACAACAGCGAATCGTATCTTGATCGCTACGAAAATAGCTCGCAGGTTGTTTATGGTGTCATTGATTATGCACCAACCAGCAACACATTGATTACTCTCGGTCATAGTGAACATCGCAGCGATACCGACGGAAATATGTGGGGCGCGGTCACTCTGCATTATGGTGATGGCACCCCGACTGACTTTGATCGTTCGGTCAACATTGCTGCAGACTGGTCAAATTGGACCGTAAAAGAAAGTCGCAGTTTTATCGATATTGAGTCGGCATTGAACCAAGCGTGGACCTTGCGCGTCGCCTATAACCGAGTTCGTACTGATGAAGACAGCTTCTTGTTTTATACCTATCTGCCAGACCCTTCAGTGGGGTTAGACCCGGAGACTGGTTTGGGTCTTGTGGGCTATGCTAGCGAGTATGATCTGGATGACCAACAAGACACCTTAGATGCTTATGTTTCAGGTAATTTTGAACTGGGTGGTTTAGACCATCAGGTCGTTTTTGGTGCCAACTACGCGCGTTTAGACTATATCGATACGTCATTGTATGACTTCCATACTGGTAATGGTTTTCCAGCAATGCCTGCGTTAGAAGATTGGGACGGTAACACACCATTTCCTGAGTTCACTGATGGCTTGGCTGGCAGTGAAATCGACAACACCCAAAAAGCGCTATACGCCCAGGCGCGCTTCAGTTTAGGTATCGACACCAAATTGTTGTTGGGTGGTCGTTACAATGAATTTAAAACCGATGGTATTGGCTATGGCGTGGATCAATCACGCGATGACGCTGAATTTATTCCGTACTTTGGTTTAACTCACAACCTAAACGAAGCAACAACAGTGTATGCGTCATATACCGAAACGTTCCAAGCACAGAACTTACGTGACCGTGATTTCAATCGTCTACCACCGTTGACGGGTGAAACAGCAGAGATTGGTATTAAAGCGGAATTGTTCAACGGTGGTGCTTTGTTCTCGGCAGCCTATTTCGACGTGACCCAGAAGAATTTAGCCGTAGGAGATGGCACCGTTACGAATCCAAACACCAATGCGCCAGAAACTGTCTATCGCGCTGCGGATGGGGTAACTAGTAGCGGTTTTGAGGTGGAGCTATCTGGTGAAATTGCGACCGGTTTACAAGGTAGTATTGCGGCGACAGCATTTGAGCTTGATGGCGATGCCACCGTTGAAGACTACACGCCAGAGAATCTATTCCGTGCAGCTTTAACTTATCGCCCGATGTTTGCCGAAAACTGGAAGTTTGGCGTAAGTTATCAGTGGCAAGATACTATCTCTAGAGTACAAGGTGTTGTTGGCGATAGCTACGATAATGCGGGTGAAACCATTGTCACAACCCAAGATGCCTATGGTCGATTAAATTTGATGGCGAGCTACCAATTTAATCAATCAGTTACGTTATCTCTGAATGCCAATAACGTCACCGATGAGAAATATATCAACAGTTTATTATGGGCAACGCAGGGTTACTATGGCGCGCCGCGCAATTATTCAGCGACACTAAGCTATTCGTTTTAA
- a CDS encoding DoxX family protein, with the protein MKELFKKLTTTDAGWGALILRIPVGIIFMAHGAQKLFGWFGGYGLEGTGGWMESIGLAPGVLMAFLAGAAEFFGGLALIVGFLVRPAGAVLSIAMLVAIFAVHIGNGLFMSNNGYEFGLSLLAVSVALVFMGAGKVSVDSWLQQKLAK; encoded by the coding sequence ATGAAAGAGCTTTTCAAAAAACTAACCACGACTGACGCAGGTTGGGGTGCACTTATATTACGTATCCCTGTCGGCATCATTTTTATGGCTCACGGTGCGCAAAAACTGTTCGGTTGGTTCGGCGGTTATGGGCTAGAGGGAACCGGTGGCTGGATGGAAAGTATCGGATTAGCCCCAGGCGTATTGATGGCATTTTTGGCTGGTGCCGCCGAATTCTTCGGTGGTTTAGCGTTAATTGTTGGCTTTTTAGTTCGCCCAGCCGGTGCGGTTTTAAGCATTGCAATGTTAGTGGCAATATTTGCTGTTCATATCGGCAACGGTCTCTTTATGAGTAACAACGGCTATGAGTTCGGATTATCGTTACTTGCGGTCAGCGTGGCTTTAGTATTTATGGGCGCAGGTAAAGTATCGGTTGATAGCTGGTTGCAGCAAAAGCTCGCAAAATAA
- a CDS encoding PepSY-associated TM helix domain-containing protein — protein sequence MRKTLHKWHGWAGIICMIPFLLICLTGSILVFKKEIDALLLPSIAALPVTQEARLPLTELTAKVNEQLPNYEFGSWEIFPAGHDEADRIFMIKRGTDEWHKAHLNPYTGELLSQPTETGHYLTDWLVEFHYTLMLNDLKHLPEHLGLIIGLILSIFLLFMGVSGLIMYRRFWARLFTLRWNQRLLAVFSDLHKMVGTFASPVLLVLAITGGYYNILIFYEEWTEHADGAEHHIMTERLYNTNLDIDSLVADSQQRIDGFKPTYLLFPYEPELPFTVFGRAPTTNPLLSNYGSVSNYDPHTGDYMSTYNLNEQGVGAKTLDSFRRLHFGTFGGLPVKIIWSIVGFTPLLLAITGTYVWWQRRKKRVRRKA from the coding sequence ATGCGAAAGACTCTCCATAAATGGCATGGTTGGGCGGGGATCATTTGTATGATCCCCTTTCTTCTTATTTGTCTCACCGGCAGCATTTTAGTTTTCAAAAAAGAAATTGATGCACTGCTGCTGCCATCTATTGCGGCGTTACCCGTTACCCAGGAAGCGCGGCTACCGCTGACTGAATTAACCGCCAAAGTAAACGAACAGTTACCGAACTACGAGTTTGGTAGTTGGGAAATTTTTCCCGCAGGCCATGATGAAGCGGACCGCATCTTTATGATTAAGCGTGGCACCGATGAATGGCACAAAGCTCATTTGAATCCATACACGGGTGAGTTATTGAGTCAGCCAACCGAAACCGGCCACTACTTAACCGATTGGCTGGTTGAGTTTCACTACACGTTGATGCTCAACGATCTGAAACACTTGCCCGAACATCTTGGTTTGATTATCGGATTGATACTGTCGATTTTCTTGCTGTTTATGGGCGTGTCAGGGCTCATTATGTACCGACGTTTTTGGGCGCGTTTATTTACTTTACGTTGGAATCAGCGCCTGCTTGCTGTGTTCAGCGATTTGCACAAAATGGTTGGTACTTTTGCTTCACCAGTGCTGTTGGTGCTGGCGATTACTGGCGGCTACTACAATATTTTGATTTTTTATGAAGAATGGACCGAGCATGCCGATGGTGCCGAGCACCATATCATGACGGAGCGACTTTATAATACGAACCTCGATATTGACTCATTGGTTGCTGACAGTCAGCAGCGCATCGACGGCTTTAAGCCGACATATTTATTATTCCCGTACGAGCCAGAATTGCCATTCACGGTATTTGGGCGCGCCCCAACAACGAATCCGTTGTTGAGTAACTATGGCAGCGTGAGCAATTATGATCCGCATACCGGCGATTACATGAGTACCTACAACCTCAATGAACAAGGTGTTGGTGCGAAAACGCTCGATAGCTTTCGTCGATTGCATTTTGGAACCTTTGGCGGCTTACCGGTAAAAATTATCTGGAGTATCGTCGGGTTTACGCCGCTACTGTTAGCTATAACCGGTACCTACGTGTGGTGGCAACGACGTAAAAAACGTGTGCGTCGGAAGGCGTAA
- a CDS encoding nuclear transport factor 2 family protein, protein MRKIMTVLLLALSFNGFAQETSEQEITKTLHWFMEGASVNSAAVHEGIWADELVYTSSSGKRFGKSELMDGVRSGGEITDDPLTNYYTAEDIQIAFYGETAVVNFTLVSHTDNNAGYSRETFLNSGVFVQRDGRWQAVNWNATRTASN, encoded by the coding sequence ATGCGTAAAATTATGACAGTTTTGTTGCTAGCCCTTAGTTTTAATGGCTTTGCGCAAGAAACAAGTGAACAAGAAATTACCAAAACTTTACATTGGTTCATGGAAGGTGCCAGCGTTAATAGCGCAGCTGTGCATGAGGGAATTTGGGCCGATGAGTTGGTGTATACCAGCTCCAGTGGTAAGCGCTTTGGCAAAAGTGAGTTGATGGACGGCGTTCGTAGTGGCGGCGAAATTACTGATGACCCATTGACCAACTACTATACCGCTGAAGACATTCAAATTGCCTTTTACGGTGAAACTGCGGTGGTCAATTTCACGCTGGTGAGTCATACCGACAATAATGCCGGTTACTCACGCGAAACCTTTTTGAATAGCGGCGTATTCGTTCAACGTGATGGGCGTTGGCAAGCGGTTAACTGGAATGCTACCCGCACTGCCAGTAACTAG
- a CDS encoding GGDEF domain-containing protein, protein MKQVPFHPEELDLFFKQLWKKSLNPFWICKPIANDFEMILANPAALALDPLQKPGTKFSELIATGKYPDGILDGYHKCLADKLPLEFEHTPVVNDKEYLFRTFLVPIVNDDDEVTHIWGTSHNLTDFIDPQRELLMLNQYLDAKVQERTAQLNQAMKRLEKLSITDELTQLANRRYFDDALQKEIARAQRNNQSLALIYFDIDYFKTFNDTYGHTAGDKCLKRVAQVLSEHAQRAADVVARYGGEEFVMLLPNLTCQQALQVAERVRTEVANLSIPNEETIEKIVTISAGVAVIKESSFNADTLLKLADNALYQSKSNGRNCSLIAS, encoded by the coding sequence GTGAAGCAGGTTCCGTTTCATCCAGAAGAGCTGGATTTATTTTTCAAGCAGTTATGGAAAAAATCGTTAAATCCGTTTTGGATCTGCAAACCTATTGCCAACGATTTCGAGATGATTCTCGCTAATCCAGCGGCACTTGCTCTCGACCCTTTACAAAAACCTGGAACGAAATTTTCTGAGCTCATTGCAACAGGGAAATATCCTGACGGCATTCTTGATGGATACCATAAATGCTTAGCTGACAAGTTACCATTGGAATTTGAACATACGCCTGTGGTGAACGATAAAGAGTATTTGTTCCGTACCTTTTTAGTACCTATTGTAAATGATGATGACGAAGTGACTCACATTTGGGGCACCTCGCATAACCTGACAGATTTTATTGATCCGCAGCGTGAATTATTGATGCTTAATCAATATCTTGATGCCAAGGTGCAAGAGCGTACAGCGCAATTAAATCAAGCCATGAAGCGTCTCGAAAAACTCTCGATAACAGATGAACTGACACAGTTGGCGAATCGACGTTATTTCGATGATGCGCTGCAGAAAGAAATTGCGCGTGCACAACGTAACAACCAGTCTTTGGCACTTATTTATTTCGATATCGACTACTTCAAAACCTTTAATGACACCTATGGTCATACAGCCGGCGATAAATGTTTGAAACGTGTGGCTCAGGTACTGTCAGAACATGCGCAGCGAGCTGCCGATGTGGTGGCGCGTTATGGTGGTGAAGAATTCGTGATGTTGCTGCCGAATTTAACGTGTCAGCAAGCCTTACAAGTTGCTGAGCGAGTTCGTACTGAAGTGGCGAATCTTAGCATTCCAAACGAAGAAACGATTGAAAAAATCGTGACAATTAGTGCTGGTGTGGCAGTTATTAAAGAATCGAGCTTCAATGCGGATACGTTATTAAAGCTCGCAGATAATGCCTTGTATCAAAGTAAATCAAACGGTCGTAATTGCAGTTTAATTGCCAGCTAA
- a CDS encoding flavin-containing monooxygenase has product MLQEAPKTSPQQPIHVAIIGTGFGGQSAAIHLLKQNQTHFVMLERRSFMGGTWCQNSYPGAQVDVQSPLYSLASEPQAWSQMFAEQAELEAYTNRVIDKYQLREKTVLNFNVTRLTWLDEHCCWRIEPEIGDAFYARYVISAQGPLSNPVIPDFNGRECFQGKSFHTNQWDHSFDYRNKRVAVIGSGASAAQVIPTIAPEVQYLHVFQRTPHWVLPRPDRTFSPWVRKLLGVKFVYHALRKTIYWALEWRVFAFKYAHGLMRFFAQRPALNHLRKQVPNEVLRRKLTPEYTIGCKRIIVSNTLYPALSRENVTLHDKHDGIAEITESGIVTTQGNEIELDLIVYSTGFDATDGAVGFEVIGRDGLTLKEFWHEFPRAYLGTTLPKFPNLFLVTGPNTGIGHTSAIFVIESQMQYIMRALRFADKQGGLLEVTEQAESDYTNMIHREMRKTVWHSGGCNSWYKSKSGHVIAMYPGFSFVYRMMARRFKPQHHRTTNTTMQELS; this is encoded by the coding sequence TTGCTGCAAGAGGCTCCGAAAACATCGCCGCAGCAACCTATCCATGTCGCCATCATAGGTACTGGGTTTGGTGGACAAAGTGCGGCGATACATTTGCTTAAACAAAACCAGACTCACTTTGTCATGCTCGAACGTCGTTCGTTTATGGGCGGAACTTGGTGTCAAAACAGCTACCCAGGTGCGCAGGTCGACGTGCAGTCGCCACTGTATTCGCTGGCATCAGAGCCACAAGCCTGGTCGCAAATGTTTGCTGAACAAGCGGAGCTTGAGGCTTATACCAACCGCGTGATTGATAAGTATCAGTTACGCGAGAAAACCGTATTGAACTTCAATGTCACTCGATTAACTTGGCTAGACGAGCACTGTTGTTGGAGAATAGAGCCAGAAATCGGCGACGCTTTCTATGCGCGTTATGTGATCAGTGCACAAGGGCCGTTGAGCAATCCGGTCATTCCTGATTTCAACGGGCGTGAGTGCTTCCAAGGCAAAAGTTTTCATACCAACCAATGGGATCACAGTTTCGATTACCGCAACAAACGTGTTGCGGTCATTGGCAGCGGCGCGAGTGCCGCGCAGGTGATTCCGACAATTGCGCCTGAGGTTCAATATTTGCATGTGTTCCAGCGCACACCGCATTGGGTTTTACCTCGCCCAGACCGAACGTTTTCGCCGTGGGTACGAAAATTGCTTGGCGTTAAGTTCGTTTATCACGCGTTGCGGAAGACCATATACTGGGCACTGGAATGGCGAGTATTTGCGTTCAAATATGCGCATGGGTTGATGCGTTTTTTTGCACAACGACCAGCGCTAAATCATTTACGCAAGCAAGTGCCCAATGAGGTATTACGACGAAAGCTGACACCGGAGTACACCATTGGCTGCAAACGCATCATTGTTTCGAATACGCTTTATCCGGCGCTTAGCCGCGAGAATGTCACACTTCATGATAAACACGACGGTATCGCTGAAATCACCGAGAGCGGCATCGTCACCACACAAGGCAATGAGATTGAGCTCGATCTCATCGTTTATTCGACGGGGTTTGATGCCACTGATGGTGCGGTTGGGTTTGAGGTAATCGGTCGCGATGGACTCACCTTAAAAGAGTTTTGGCATGAATTTCCGCGCGCTTATCTCGGCACAACATTGCCCAAGTTTCCGAATCTATTTTTAGTGACGGGGCCAAATACCGGCATTGGTCATACATCAGCAATATTTGTGATTGAGTCGCAGATGCAATACATCATGCGAGCCTTACGTTTCGCTGACAAGCAAGGCGGCTTATTAGAAGTTACCGAGCAGGCCGAGTCAGATTACACCAACATGATTCACCGTGAAATGCGCAAAACGGTTTGGCATAGCGGTGGCTGCAATAGTTGGTATAAAAGTAAAAGTGGGCACGTGATTGCGATGTATCCCGGCTTTAGTTTTGTTTACCGAATGATGGCGCGACGGTTTAAACCGCAACATCATCGAACGACCAACACCACCATGCAGGAATTGTCATGA
- a CDS encoding glutathione S-transferase family protein codes for MKIYETATAPNPRRVRMFLAEKGLLDQVEFIQVDIAKGENLTPEFVAMNPMKKVPVAVLDDGTSLAETMAICRYVEEAHPETPKLLGDSPKQKALIEQWLRWIDFYLMTPVGMCFQHTSGYFKDRMNCFPDYGQDCYGAAEKFLDFLNDHLKNNTYLLGDEFTAVDINAFATIAFARVVKLRIKDEQTHLQAWFDRINQRASAKV; via the coding sequence ATGAAAATTTACGAAACAGCAACTGCACCAAACCCACGTCGCGTGCGCATGTTTTTGGCTGAGAAAGGCCTGTTAGATCAGGTTGAATTTATTCAGGTTGATATCGCCAAAGGCGAAAATTTAACGCCTGAATTTGTCGCCATGAACCCAATGAAAAAGGTGCCGGTAGCGGTACTCGATGACGGTACCAGTTTGGCAGAAACAATGGCCATTTGTCGTTACGTCGAAGAAGCTCACCCCGAAACGCCGAAATTGCTGGGTGATTCGCCAAAGCAAAAAGCACTGATTGAGCAATGGCTACGTTGGATCGATTTTTACCTAATGACGCCGGTAGGCATGTGCTTTCAGCATACTTCAGGTTACTTTAAAGACCGTATGAACTGCTTCCCGGATTACGGACAAGATTGCTACGGTGCCGCAGAGAAGTTTCTCGATTTCTTAAATGATCATTTGAAGAACAATACGTACTTGCTTGGCGACGAATTTACCGCAGTGGATATCAATGCGTTTGCGACAATCGCGTTTGCTCGCGTTGTGAAGTTACGCATTAAAGACGAGCAAACGCACCTGCAAGCGTGGTTCGATCGCATAAATCAGCGCGCTTCGGCAAAGGTGTAA